One window of Leptospira yasudae genomic DNA carries:
- a CDS encoding DUF3052 family protein: MAGYSGKALGDKLGLKSGMKVFFKDLPEDVQKDLKAHLSEVEIGKTLKGTFDYLHLFTKEVKELQKQFPKLVESLGDKGMIWISWPKGSSKVPTDLNENIVREIGLKLGIVDVKVCAVSEIWSGLKFYRRKN; this comes from the coding sequence ATGGCGGGTTATTCCGGTAAAGCATTGGGAGATAAACTCGGTTTAAAATCCGGCATGAAAGTTTTCTTTAAGGATTTGCCGGAAGACGTTCAAAAAGATTTGAAAGCTCATTTAAGCGAGGTCGAAATCGGAAAAACCTTAAAAGGCACATTCGATTATCTGCATCTATTTACCAAAGAAGTCAAAGAACTTCAAAAACAATTTCCGAAACTCGTTGAATCCTTGGGTGATAAGGGAATGATCTGGATTTCTTGGCCGAAAGGTTCTTCGAAGGTTCCCACCGATTTGAACGAAAATATCGTTCGTGAAATCGGATTGAAGCTCGGAATCGTGGACGTCAAAGTCTGCGCGGTTTCGGAGATTTGGTCCGGTTTGAAATTTTATAGAAGAAAGAATTGA
- a CDS encoding LIC10604 family protein, whose amino-acid sequence MIYTILIYAVGFLILLVAGIYGIGASLPVEHTSSLERVFPTQPATIYGMIRDFKQYSAWRPNIKNVEEISSNSWKETDSHKEVMTFSFIQDQKDRLIESKIMDEDKPFGGSWTFELSAAEGGTKLKITENGKVFSPVFRFFSKFVFGHTATIDSYLDFMSTEIQKRTGK is encoded by the coding sequence ATGATATACACGATTCTTATTTATGCGGTCGGATTCTTAATTCTATTGGTTGCGGGGATTTACGGAATCGGAGCTTCGCTTCCGGTGGAACATACTTCTTCTTTAGAACGGGTGTTTCCGACGCAACCTGCGACGATTTACGGAATGATTCGAGATTTTAAGCAATATTCGGCTTGGAGACCTAACATCAAAAACGTGGAGGAGATTTCTTCGAACTCCTGGAAGGAAACGGATTCTCATAAAGAAGTGATGACGTTTTCCTTTATCCAAGATCAAAAAGACCGTTTGATCGAATCCAAAATCATGGATGAAGACAAACCTTTCGGCGGTTCTTGGACGTTCGAATTGAGCGCGGCCGAGGGCGGAACCAAATTGAAGATCACGGAAAACGGAAAAGTTTTTTCTCCGGTATTTCGATTCTTTTCCAAATTCGTTTTCGGTCACACCGCGACGATCGATTCGTATTTGGATTTTATGAGTACGGAAATTCAAAAGAGAACGGGGAAATAG
- a CDS encoding MarR family winged helix-turn-helix transcriptional regulator, producing MSADLVSQILEFYPRIFFACHTRHVEDPKTKQVLTANQASVLDHLDGDEPVSLYDLALHMGVTPSTMSITVSRLETLGYLLKEKNPKDGRGTLIRLTKAGEKIKSKKSVLDPNLVKKLLKRLSKEEQEAAVKGLGLLAFAAELEMKNKSLSRSWSRGK from the coding sequence GTGAGCGCCGATTTAGTCAGTCAGATCCTGGAATTTTATCCGAGAATTTTCTTCGCCTGTCATACGAGACATGTCGAAGATCCGAAAACGAAGCAGGTTCTGACGGCAAATCAGGCAAGCGTTTTGGATCATCTGGACGGAGACGAACCCGTAAGTCTGTACGACTTGGCTCTGCACATGGGAGTGACTCCCTCGACGATGTCGATCACCGTTTCCCGTTTGGAAACGCTCGGTTATCTGCTAAAAGAAAAGAATCCGAAAGACGGAAGAGGGACTCTCATTCGTTTAACAAAGGCCGGAGAGAAAATCAAAAGTAAAAAGTCGGTTTTGGATCCGAATCTCGTTAAGAAACTTCTGAAACGATTGAGTAAGGAAGAACAGGAAGCCGCCGTTAAAGGACTCGGGTTGCTCGCTTTTGCCGCCGAACTGGAAATGAAAAACAAAAGTCTTTCGAGGTCTTGGTCGCGGGGGAAATGA
- a CDS encoding alpha/beta hydrolase — protein MKFFSLFKGRFAFITRSAMSWSNSYNLQDDTFVGSGGAKIFYRTYQPKEGRKGNRVLVVQHGIGEHSGRYEFLVEALAGTGTAFYLIDSRGHGRSEGKRGAVDSFSDFLSDLDKLIAIAKEKEKVSKVTLLGHSMGAAIVTFYAEEGTNQGNLSGLIVSALPIKVKLDLVMKVKKGIAPFMADILPNLTLPTGLNVNHLSHDKAVVDAYVKDPLVHGMASAYLGNMLLNSEEPILANAGKIKLPIYVFHGKEDYIADSTGSEAFFEVVGSQDKSLKIYEGLYHETMNERIEDRTKVLNDLKKWFDSHTN, from the coding sequence ATGAAATTTTTTTCTCTTTTCAAAGGACGGTTTGCGTTTATAACACGTTCCGCTATGTCATGGAGTAATTCTTACAATCTACAAGACGATACGTTCGTCGGAAGCGGCGGAGCCAAGATCTTCTACCGCACTTATCAACCCAAAGAAGGAAGAAAAGGAAACCGGGTTCTCGTGGTGCAACACGGAATCGGAGAACACAGCGGACGTTACGAATTCTTAGTCGAAGCGCTGGCCGGAACGGGAACGGCGTTCTACCTGATCGATTCGAGAGGTCACGGTCGTTCCGAAGGAAAACGAGGCGCGGTGGATTCTTTCTCGGATTTTCTTTCCGATTTGGATAAGCTCATCGCGATCGCAAAAGAGAAAGAAAAAGTTTCCAAAGTCACCCTTCTCGGTCACTCGATGGGCGCGGCTATTGTGACCTTTTATGCGGAAGAAGGAACGAATCAAGGAAACTTGAGCGGACTTATCGTTTCCGCCCTTCCGATCAAAGTGAAGCTGGATCTCGTGATGAAAGTCAAAAAAGGAATCGCTCCTTTTATGGCCGATATTCTTCCGAACCTGACCCTGCCCACCGGCTTGAACGTAAATCATTTGAGCCATGATAAGGCCGTAGTGGATGCGTATGTGAAAGATCCTCTCGTTCACGGAATGGCTTCCGCGTATTTGGGGAATATGCTCCTAAACAGCGAAGAACCGATTCTTGCAAACGCGGGAAAGATCAAACTTCCGATCTATGTTTTTCACGGGAAAGAGGATTATATCGCGGATTCCACCGGAAGCGAAGCCTTCTTTGAAGTGGTGGGTTCTCAGGATAAATCCCTCAAGATTTACGAAGGCTTGTATCACGAAACGATGAACGAACGAATCGAAGACCGAACCAAGGTTTTAAACGACCTCAAAAAATGGTTTGATTCTCATACTAATTGA
- a CDS encoding FAS1-like dehydratase domain-containing protein — protein sequence MSAKGISKDLIGTKLDRYEFDVERGKIREFCQAIGETNPIHFDLEAAKKAGYEDTPAPPTYPTVIQFWGYPKIWQDMENMGVDTSRILHLKEKYTYLKPIYPGRVSSQGECVNVTVGKMDTMTFKTTVSNSKGEAIVEAEMSIFIRKPEA from the coding sequence ATGTCAGCAAAAGGAATATCCAAAGACCTGATCGGAACAAAACTGGATCGCTACGAATTCGACGTAGAAAGAGGAAAGATCCGCGAGTTCTGTCAGGCGATCGGGGAAACCAACCCGATTCACTTCGATTTGGAAGCCGCTAAAAAGGCGGGCTACGAAGACACTCCCGCTCCTCCTACTTATCCTACCGTAATTCAATTTTGGGGTTACCCAAAGATTTGGCAGGATATGGAAAACATGGGAGTCGATACTTCCAGAATTCTCCACTTAAAGGAAAAATACACCTATCTCAAACCGATCTATCCGGGAAGAGTTTCTTCCCAAGGCGAATGCGTAAACGTTACGGTCGGAAAAATGGATACGATGACTTTCAAAACTACGGTTTCGAACTCCAAAGGGGAAGCGATCGTAGAAGCGGAAATGTCCATCTTTATCAGAAAACCGGAGGCATGA
- a CDS encoding MaoC family dehydratase, whose product MSKIDFDKIEVGHELPPLKTDVITHANLVRYAGASGDFNPIHNDPDFARKTGLDGTIAHGMYVMAQLGRLCTSWADQKQIREFGVTFKNMTKPGQKLTCTGKVKRKKEENGEKLITVSVEAADDSGEVKCSGEMVVVA is encoded by the coding sequence ATGAGTAAGATTGATTTTGATAAAATTGAAGTCGGACACGAACTTCCTCCTTTAAAGACGGACGTCATCACGCACGCGAACTTAGTAAGATACGCGGGAGCTTCCGGAGATTTTAATCCGATCCACAACGATCCCGACTTCGCGCGTAAAACCGGTCTCGATGGAACGATCGCTCACGGTATGTATGTGATGGCTCAACTCGGAAGACTTTGCACTTCTTGGGCGGATCAAAAACAAATCCGCGAGTTCGGAGTTACGTTTAAGAACATGACCAAACCGGGACAAAAACTTACCTGCACCGGCAAAGTGAAACGTAAGAAAGAAGAGAACGGTGAGAAGCTCATTACCGTTTCCGTGGAAGCTGCGGACGATTCCGGAGAAGTGAAATGCTCCGGTGAAATGGTCGTAGTCGCCTAA
- a CDS encoding SpoIIE family protein phosphatase, translating to MQFSKIFFFLIGPFALIILVMISSPWQAGDGLRAYQGKIDLRGIQDPDFGMTKLNGEWEFNWLQEPDDGVENHSKGFIGVPGSWTNESKNQQAYPKFGYATYRLKVFLPDVWKKKILSVSLGAVASSYRVKINGQIIGECGTPGVSADTSMPRIEPRDFLFFADEEEVEIEIFVSNFSSTMPGVLLPVSVGPANSAGVSRAITLFFDIFSFSSLLIMGIYHIFQYLYLRSSVSPLYFGMYSLVICLRTSLINSKIIMLFFPQIPWSWINKINHLTLSVGVPFFLLFFSSVFAPYVNRKFINAGVIFSILFTIVTLFGDMQFNNQNISIYHYFILAVIFYLFYTILKIDFDKERNYTYILYGSGILFIAVLVDLFYARVLKTGSIQTSHYALVFFVFLQSLLLASERSRKFAETRELALNLRTSNLELFEMKEQLVQKIEDRTRVLNDNIIQINRELEIAQNVQRKILTPLDRNISGIRFHYEYMPLEKVGGDFLDVSEILPGKVRVVIADAVGHGVQASLMTMALKTEYEELKNLENPAQILKELNFRFLKKFDSLESIFPCLIGDIDTEKEEFTYASAGHPDQIIQLPGEFPSLIQKTGPILGLFETLEIASKTVSFPTGSRLLLFSDGLIENRMKDSLNTKQYNMELITKTLHEGRESSLTALIQEIIKIEELTRGENPRYDDVTVIAVESYSSKKV from the coding sequence ATGCAATTTTCAAAAATATTCTTTTTCTTAATTGGTCCGTTCGCGCTTATCATCCTAGTCATGATTTCTTCTCCATGGCAGGCGGGAGACGGACTCAGGGCCTACCAAGGTAAAATCGATCTTAGAGGAATTCAAGATCCCGACTTCGGAATGACTAAACTCAACGGAGAATGGGAATTCAACTGGCTTCAAGAACCGGACGACGGAGTCGAAAACCATTCCAAAGGATTCATCGGAGTTCCCGGTTCCTGGACGAACGAATCCAAAAATCAACAAGCTTATCCTAAGTTCGGTTATGCGACTTACCGATTGAAGGTTTTTCTACCGGATGTCTGGAAGAAGAAAATTCTTTCCGTATCATTAGGAGCCGTAGCCTCCTCTTATCGCGTCAAAATCAACGGTCAAATCATCGGAGAATGCGGAACTCCCGGAGTGAGCGCCGATACTTCAATGCCGAGAATCGAGCCGAGAGATTTTTTATTCTTTGCGGACGAGGAAGAAGTGGAGATCGAAATCTTCGTTTCCAATTTTTCTTCCACGATGCCCGGCGTTCTGCTTCCCGTTTCGGTCGGACCCGCGAATTCGGCGGGAGTTTCGCGCGCGATCACGTTGTTCTTCGATATATTCTCCTTCAGCAGTCTTCTCATCATGGGGATTTATCACATCTTCCAGTATTTGTATTTGAGAAGCAGCGTATCTCCTCTGTATTTCGGGATGTACAGTCTTGTGATTTGTCTTCGAACCTCTTTGATCAATTCAAAAATCATCATGCTGTTTTTTCCGCAGATTCCTTGGTCGTGGATCAACAAGATCAATCATCTTACCTTGTCCGTCGGGGTTCCGTTCTTTCTTCTGTTTTTCAGTTCCGTCTTCGCTCCTTATGTGAATCGAAAATTCATCAACGCGGGAGTGATCTTTTCGATTTTGTTTACGATCGTGACTTTGTTCGGAGATATGCAGTTCAACAATCAGAACATATCGATCTATCACTACTTCATTCTTGCGGTGATCTTTTATCTGTTCTATACGATTTTGAAGATCGATTTCGATAAGGAAAGAAATTACACGTATATTCTCTACGGATCGGGAATTCTATTCATCGCGGTTCTCGTGGATTTGTTTTACGCGAGAGTTTTGAAAACCGGAAGCATTCAGACTTCTCATTACGCACTCGTATTCTTCGTCTTTTTACAATCGCTTCTTCTTGCATCGGAACGTTCTAGGAAATTCGCCGAAACGAGGGAATTGGCTTTGAATCTGAGAACTTCCAACCTCGAGTTATTCGAGATGAAGGAACAACTCGTTCAAAAGATCGAGGATAGAACCCGCGTACTCAACGACAACATCATTCAGATCAATCGTGAATTGGAAATCGCTCAGAACGTTCAACGTAAGATTTTGACTCCGCTGGATCGCAACATATCCGGAATCCGTTTTCATTACGAATACATGCCTCTGGAAAAAGTGGGCGGGGACTTTTTGGACGTATCCGAAATTCTTCCGGGAAAGGTGCGTGTTGTGATAGCGGACGCTGTCGGTCACGGTGTTCAGGCTTCTTTGATGACCATGGCATTAAAAACGGAATACGAAGAATTGAAAAATCTCGAGAATCCCGCTCAGATCCTCAAAGAATTGAACTTTCGATTCCTGAAAAAATTCGATTCCTTGGAAAGTATCTTCCCTTGTTTGATCGGGGACATCGATACGGAAAAGGAAGAATTCACGTACGCATCCGCGGGACATCCGGATCAAATCATTCAACTTCCCGGAGAATTCCCTTCTCTCATTCAAAAGACAGGGCCGATTCTCGGATTGTTTGAAACTCTTGAAATCGCTTCCAAGACGGTTTCCTTTCCGACGGGATCGAGACTGTTATTGTTCTCGGATGGTCTCATCGAAAATCGTATGAAGGATTCCTTAAATACGAAACAATACAACATGGAACTGATTACGAAAACCCTTCACGAAGGGCGAGAAAGCAGCTTAACCGCTTTGATTCAGGAGATCATCAAGATCGAGGAATTGACAAGAGGGGAGAATCCACGCTACGACGACGTAACCGTCATAGCCGTGGAATCTTATTCGTCGAAAAAAGTTTAG
- the rssA gene encoding patatin-like phospholipase RssA: MKKDKNSFQSDPQPAKPSLSPLNEAVSKPGRRRKKVGLALGSGSARGWSHIGVIRVLESYGWKPDIICGTSIGSLVGAFYAADKLDRLEEWVQTLEWKDILGFMDISFGGGILGGKKLFDFFEKEFKDLNFDHLTKKYGAVATDIDNGSEIWLREGSVPEAVRASISLPGIFSPVKREDRWLVDGGLVNPVPVSLCKAMGAEFVIAVDLNQDLLDRKEEAEESNAKESNRKSFLSHFWGKDLEENLREEKDEKPGMIEVMSKSINVMQIRITRSRMAGDPPDVTIAPRLRNIGLMEFHRAQECIEEGKRAAELLAGFLKNPP, encoded by the coding sequence TTGAAAAAGGATAAAAATTCTTTCCAAAGCGATCCCCAGCCCGCAAAGCCGAGCCTTTCTCCCCTGAACGAGGCGGTATCCAAGCCGGGTCGTAGACGCAAAAAAGTCGGATTGGCTCTCGGCAGCGGCTCCGCAAGAGGCTGGTCGCATATCGGCGTTATACGCGTTTTAGAGTCCTACGGCTGGAAACCCGATATCATTTGCGGAACTTCGATCGGTTCCCTCGTGGGAGCGTTTTATGCCGCTGACAAACTCGATCGTCTGGAAGAATGGGTTCAAACCTTGGAATGGAAGGACATACTTGGTTTCATGGACATATCGTTCGGAGGCGGAATTCTAGGGGGAAAGAAATTATTCGACTTCTTTGAAAAAGAATTCAAGGACCTAAACTTCGATCACCTAACAAAAAAATACGGAGCGGTCGCAACGGACATAGACAACGGCTCGGAGATTTGGCTCCGGGAAGGATCGGTTCCCGAAGCGGTTCGAGCTTCGATTTCTCTTCCGGGGATTTTTTCACCGGTAAAACGGGAGGATCGTTGGCTTGTGGACGGAGGTTTGGTGAATCCGGTTCCCGTTTCTTTGTGTAAGGCGATGGGCGCGGAATTCGTGATCGCAGTCGACTTGAATCAAGATCTTTTGGATCGAAAGGAAGAAGCGGAAGAATCGAACGCCAAAGAATCCAACCGCAAATCCTTCCTATCCCATTTTTGGGGAAAGGATTTGGAGGAGAATCTCCGCGAGGAAAAGGACGAAAAACCGGGAATGATCGAGGTCATGTCGAAAAGCATCAACGTTATGCAGATCCGAATCACGCGCAGCAGAATGGCGGGAGATCCTCCGGACGTAACGATCGCGCCTCGTCTCCGAAACATCGGTTTGATGGAATTTCACAGAGCGCAGGAATGTATCGAAGAAGGAAAACGAGCCGCGGAACTGCTTGCGGGTTTTCTGAAGAATCCTCCTTGA
- a CDS encoding tetratricopeptide repeat protein, producing MRNGNRFDRLFNLLLRTTFITISFYFLAVNCNKKESISVLEIRDLTEKENLVEALHKAEENLKLKGDTAELLYVRGWIRYLQKNQTAAMNDFKKCLALDSKSLDCKRGLGLVYESNKDYKEAESTYQEALILAKEKSPDSEALLHENLGTLYLRQNLRKESLSEFQNAISLSDKGDAYYGFSLCLIMEGNSEGAIASLEKGISKPFRAKPFQSESHFLLSKFYFEKRKDPVKAEAEIKKAISIFPLHKEYLDALQTYTKERIKSGL from the coding sequence ATGCGAAACGGAAATCGATTCGACCGCCTATTCAACCTTTTGCTGCGAACGACCTTCATTACGATTTCATTCTATTTTCTCGCCGTAAACTGCAATAAAAAGGAATCCATTTCGGTTTTGGAAATCCGGGATCTTACGGAAAAAGAAAACCTCGTAGAAGCGCTTCACAAAGCGGAAGAGAATCTGAAACTCAAAGGAGACACGGCGGAACTTTTATACGTGCGCGGTTGGATTCGGTATCTTCAAAAAAATCAAACCGCGGCGATGAACGACTTCAAAAAATGTCTCGCGCTCGATTCCAAATCCCTGGATTGCAAACGCGGACTCGGACTCGTATATGAATCCAATAAGGATTACAAAGAAGCCGAATCCACGTATCAGGAAGCGCTGATTCTCGCAAAAGAAAAAAGCCCCGATTCGGAAGCGTTACTCCACGAAAACTTAGGAACCTTATATCTTCGGCAGAATCTAAGAAAGGAAAGTTTAAGCGAATTCCAAAACGCGATTTCCCTTTCGGATAAAGGGGACGCGTATTACGGCTTCAGTCTTTGTCTGATTATGGAAGGAAACAGCGAAGGCGCGATCGCTTCTTTGGAAAAGGGGATTTCCAAACCGTTCCGTGCGAAACCCTTCCAATCCGAATCGCACTTTTTGTTGTCGAAATTTTATTTTGAAAAAAGAAAAGACCCCGTCAAAGCGGAAGCCGAAATCAAAAAAGCGATTTCGATTTTTCCTCTTCACAAAGAATATCTGGACGCATTGCAGACTTATACAAAGGAAAGAATCAAATCCGGTCTTTGA
- a CDS encoding DUF2062 domain-containing protein, protein MIKAVYRLVHQQIIVPFQQSHAPVKEVCLGTSIGLFWSLTPLIGIQMYLGLITWVLLRLIGIRFYMPIAIAMIWITNPVTLPFFYYIFYVTGIAAYNLLGWDMPAMNFARILEVIDHSSSLELYEGLKYWSAFLINDMGAPMFLGGFLIGIPSAIAGYPLTKSLLNGFREKQAEKEGITLEQWEEKHVRKESDKNRSFWNILKN, encoded by the coding sequence ATGATAAAAGCCGTTTATAGACTCGTTCATCAACAGATCATCGTTCCGTTTCAACAATCGCACGCTCCCGTAAAGGAAGTTTGTTTGGGAACTTCGATCGGACTTTTTTGGTCCCTCACTCCTCTGATCGGAATCCAGATGTATCTCGGGTTGATCACTTGGGTCCTTCTCCGTTTAATCGGAATCCGATTTTATATGCCGATCGCGATCGCGATGATCTGGATCACCAATCCTGTCACCCTTCCTTTCTTCTATTATATCTTTTACGTCACGGGAATCGCCGCCTACAATCTGTTAGGCTGGGATATGCCCGCCATGAACTTCGCGAGAATTTTGGAAGTCATCGACCATTCCAGTTCTCTCGAACTCTACGAAGGTTTGAAATATTGGAGCGCGTTTTTGATAAACGACATGGGGGCGCCCATGTTTCTCGGCGGATTTCTGATCGGAATTCCTTCCGCGATCGCGGGTTATCCTCTTACGAAATCGCTGCTCAACGGGTTTCGGGAAAAACAGGCGGAAAAGGAAGGAATCACCTTGGAGCAATGGGAAGAGAAACACGTCCGCAAAGAATCGGATAAGAACCGCTCTTTTTGGAATATTCTTAAAAACTAA
- a CDS encoding 2-dehydropantoate 2-reductase gives MELSFAVLGSGSIGTYLGCRLLAAGNQVILYGRERIRNELKTFGAKITDFANHEVLLSPASIPFTTSLSDVLTADVFLVTVKSKDTKDLALELRGILEKRQKNHSVSGSLPVVISFQNGVRNAEVLREGLRDLPVEVLAGMVPFNVVSKGNGHFHRGTSGNLVIEDSKTSRSLARIFNRAGLPTNTHKNIAGILWGKLIFNLNNSLNALSGLTLKTEISKPGYRKILSKLMKESLEIMRLAEIRPVRSGKMIPSLAPIILNLPDFLFFRIASGMVKIDPQARSSMWEDLVQKRPTEIDSLNGEVIKLADVMGHPAPLNRGIVKLIKEAESNPEILNQSAEDLARKLKIDLN, from the coding sequence ATGGAACTTTCCTTCGCAGTTTTGGGTTCTGGAAGCATCGGAACCTACCTTGGTTGTCGATTGTTAGCCGCCGGCAATCAGGTTATCTTGTACGGTAGAGAAAGAATCCGAAATGAACTCAAAACCTTCGGAGCGAAAATCACCGATTTTGCGAATCACGAAGTATTGCTAAGCCCCGCTTCTATTCCGTTTACCACTTCTCTTTCCGATGTTCTTACCGCAGACGTATTTTTGGTTACGGTAAAGTCCAAAGATACGAAGGATCTGGCCCTGGAACTCCGCGGGATTTTAGAAAAACGGCAGAAGAATCATTCCGTTTCCGGTTCGTTGCCCGTCGTAATCAGCTTTCAAAATGGAGTTCGCAACGCGGAGGTTTTGCGGGAAGGATTACGCGATCTGCCTGTCGAAGTTTTGGCGGGAATGGTTCCTTTCAACGTAGTTTCCAAAGGGAACGGACATTTTCACCGGGGAACGAGCGGGAATCTCGTGATCGAAGATTCAAAAACATCGCGTTCTCTCGCGCGGATTTTCAATCGGGCCGGACTTCCGACCAACACGCATAAAAATATCGCGGGAATTCTCTGGGGAAAATTGATTTTTAATCTGAACAATTCCTTAAACGCACTTTCCGGTCTGACTTTAAAAACGGAAATTTCAAAACCGGGGTATCGCAAGATTCTTTCCAAGCTGATGAAAGAATCTCTCGAAATCATGAGGCTCGCGGAGATCCGACCGGTTCGTTCGGGGAAAATGATTCCGAGTTTGGCGCCGATCATTTTGAATCTTCCGGATTTTTTATTTTTTAGAATCGCATCGGGAATGGTGAAGATCGATCCGCAGGCGCGCTCGTCGATGTGGGAGGACTTGGTTCAAAAACGTCCGACCGAAATCGATTCCCTCAACGGAGAAGTCATCAAACTCGCCGATGTGATGGGACATCCCGCGCCGTTGAACCGGGGAATCGTAAAACTCATCAAGGAAGCAGAATCGAATCCCGAAATCCTGAATCAGAGCGCGGAAGATCTCGCCAGAAAGTTAAAGATAGATCTAAATTAG
- a CDS encoding lipase family alpha/beta hydrolase — protein MRKLSLLIVMSFLLTGSLMASGGGSSSKPLSGSYPIVLSHGLFGWGTDSSGVISIVNYWGGMDTYLRNQGANVYAPTKTAAQSNETRGAELRDKINVYMAANGFTKVHIIGHSQGGLDSRYMVSNLGMSGKVSTLTSLNSPHRGSPIADIVNAVIPSWAQPFVSSVLGVVVQLVYGGGQQDAVKALKSLTTSGMASFNSYTPNSSAVKYFSYGSTITIPDLIQHPLMGILYPACWAGGVFNGQGGDNDGLVPATSQRWGTWKGGPSYGIFTTGVDHLQASNTLLSGQTWYDVEGYFLSMASNAKANQ, from the coding sequence ATGCGCAAATTAAGCTTATTGATAGTAATGAGTTTCCTATTGACTGGTTCTTTAATGGCTTCGGGCGGAGGGTCTTCTTCGAAACCTTTATCCGGTTCTTACCCGATCGTACTTTCCCATGGTTTATTCGGATGGGGAACCGATTCCAGCGGAGTAATCAGCATCGTAAACTACTGGGGTGGTATGGACACCTACTTGAGAAATCAAGGTGCAAACGTTTACGCTCCCACAAAAACGGCGGCTCAGTCCAACGAGACGAGAGGCGCGGAACTTAGAGATAAAATAAACGTCTACATGGCGGCTAACGGTTTTACTAAAGTTCATATCATCGGGCACTCGCAAGGCGGATTGGATAGCCGTTATATGGTTTCCAACTTAGGAATGTCCGGAAAAGTTTCGACCCTGACTTCTTTGAACTCTCCTCATAGAGGATCTCCGATCGCGGATATCGTAAACGCTGTAATCCCAAGCTGGGCTCAGCCTTTCGTTTCTTCCGTTTTAGGGGTAGTGGTTCAACTGGTTTACGGCGGAGGACAACAAGACGCGGTTAAGGCCCTGAAATCCTTGACTACCAGCGGAATGGCTTCCTTCAACAGCTACACTCCGAACAGTTCTGCGGTGAAATATTTCTCTTATGGTTCTACGATCACCATTCCGGATCTGATTCAACATCCTTTGATGGGAATTCTTTATCCTGCTTGCTGGGCGGGCGGAGTTTTCAACGGACAAGGCGGAGACAATGATGGACTCGTTCCTGCAACTTCTCAGAGATGGGGAACTTGGAAAGGCGGTCCTTCTTACGGTATTTTTACGACCGGTGTGGATCACCTTCAGGCTTCCAACACCCTGCTTTCCGGACAAACTTGGTATGACGTAGAAGGATATTTCCTCTCTATGGCTTCCAACGCGAAGGCAAATCAATAA